Genomic DNA from Magnolia sinica isolate HGM2019 chromosome 4, MsV1, whole genome shotgun sequence:
TCCCTTCGTCCAGATAGAACTAGCTGATTATCCTCCATATATGTATTTATAGGGAATCAGTTTGCACATGCTTTACATCGAACTTGTCATCATGGATTAAACTCTGTATTGCCCCTTTTACAGAACAGACAATGCGGTGAAGAATCGCTTCTCTACCCTTTGCAAGAAACGAGCAAAACGTGAGGCATTGTCAAAGGAGaacaacaatgcatacatcactcCAAATAACAACATGGTTGTATTTCAAGATGGTTGCATAGCAGCCAGAATGTCTGAATCAATAGAGCCACTAAAGAAAATCAGGTATAGAATACATTGGGGTTTGCCCACTCTCAATAACAATAGAATACAATCTTTTACATATTTGTAGAGATTGCTCACAAAACAGTTTCTAAGCATATGTATTTACTGTAATTTAGGACCCATATCTCAGACTTCACAGAAAATTACAACATGAAAGAAGGATTGTTTGGGGGCTGTGGAACAGAAAAACAACAGCTAAGACCTCCTCTGGCAGTGCTGGTTCAAAACTTCAATAACGCAGGCAACTTACCAATGCAGCATCATGCCACCAACAATGATCCAGCCTGCAGTGATGGTAAACAATCTCGAActtcaattttcttctttttatcttttttatttccAAAAATCCAATTAGATTCCTGTTTCATGTACCTGAAGCATTACTGACATTACTTATTAACTGAAGCATCGGTAACAGATAAATGAATGAGAATGCCTTATTAACATTTCTCTTTCATCACAATCTAAAAACAGTATTAAATAAAAAGGTTCAGGGAACCTTCCTTAGAAGGGATGATCCAAAGATTTCCGCTTTGATTCAACAAGCAGAACTACTCAGCTCGCTCGCAGTGAAAGTTAACACAGAGAATACCAATCAGAGCATTGAGAATGCTTGGAAGGTGAGGAAAAATTcctatttgaatttgaatttccaGTAGCAACAGCAAGATAAAGAAAGAAATCTGTACGGATAGATTTTAGTATATtgcattatcattttttttttcaaattttttcagcATATATTGAGTAATCATATTAAACCTAAACCAATCAGGAACTCCAAGATTTCTTACTGCGAACTGAAGAAAATGAGATGCTGAGAAGCAAGATTGCTGGAATGGATTTTCTACTAGAAGACTTCAAGGACCTAGTGGAGGAACTAAAGAGTGGTAACATGGGGAATACGCTATCATGGAGGTACAGAGAAATGATAAACTAACACCCTTAATTAAGCAGTTTTTTCTGCCTGACCTGGCATCTAATGAATGGACCATGCAGGCAACCTGATTTATGTGAGGATTCCCAAGGCAGTTCTGAGTATAGCACTGAATCAACACACCAGTTGCTTGCCTCAGATAATAAGAAGGATGGGCATCAAGCCAAGGAATGTTCTCTAAACCACAATACCAATACTGAGATGCACATGAATCATAGAGAAGTAGAGATTGGTAGTGGTTGTGATGATGGACTTTGTGCTAGCAAGAGCGCGGATCAAGGTAATCGATATGCCGAATTAATGTTCCTTTTTCTTCAGCTTCTAATAGATTTCCATCAGATTATGCTAAATGATCTTGGGTTTAAAAAAATCCTGCTGTTATTGCAGTGGCAGTCCTTCCATCTTTTGATGAACCAAAAGATGGTGATGGAATCATGTCTGCCTTAATGAATACTGAGTTCAGCTCCCCAGTTCAAATGATCCCACCATTCCAGACCTTCGCAGAGGGAATTCCAAGCCCAAAATTTTCAGAGAGTGTAAGTAATTTTGATTTCTTGAATCTCAAAATTTTTATACCATTTAACCCCAAAAATCATGGCTCGTAAATGTTAATCTGAAATTAACTCAAACATCCATATTCATAACTTTATttttgaagaaagaaaagaaaagaataaaaaagggaTAGCTTAGGCTATGCTTGGATGCTTAGTTACGTTGGATTTCCATAACACAGTAACCCAAACCAATTAAAGTGGAAAATGACCCAAGTGAGGCTAGCTCCCCTCCATACTTATGATGAATCACACTGGCTATCCCATTGAAATTGCAATCATTTCACATCcaacttgaaatgcatggaattggtaGTTGGGATTTTGGTCACTATCATGAATTAAATGGCGCATCCCTGACTTTGGTCAATTCTTCTATATTGAACTAGACTATTGCAACTCAGTTCAatggagcatccaaacacaccctaaagtcTGCGTATATGACATGTCCAGTGCCTATTGGTTCGGTCTCTCTTCTTATCAAAGCTTGGCATAGGGTCAGTCTGGGCAAGCATAGGACGAAGATCTGGCGCATGGCGATCATAGCTATTTGGTGgtcggtttgggaagaaagaaacaatagGTGTTTTAGGGACAGTAAAGCCCCTAAAAAGCCAAGCGCCTTCTGATTGAATGGATGGTCTATGTAGTTGGTTTTAAGGaagtagattttctttttcttggggTTTAATGGCTTGTTTGCCTGCTCGGCAACCCCCATTTGCTCCTGTTTATGCCCCCctgtcttcttctttcctcccatcttttaatatatatattcagtgaattttcaaaaaaagcatcgcttaagaaaaacatatatatacCTGTGAGATTATGTGGCTCAAATTTAAATGGGAATGGGAGTAATGTAtgttagagaaagagagagaaattgccTGAGGAATCATGTTCTTTTGGAGTTTGACTCAACTAAGCCTATGAAAAACATGCAGATTTTCTATGACCATGTGCTTTGATGCTCGAATGAACTGAACTGCAATTCATTCAACTCATTATGGTGGAAATGTGTACATTGTGCTATCACCATTTAATTCATATCAACAACGGAAATTCTGTGCAATCCTGTTTGCCTCAAGTTGGAACCTAAATTGTAGCAATTGCGATTCAGTGGCAGCTCCTAGTTAGGTATGGAACGGGGCTAACCCCACTATGCTCATGTACTCTATCGAATTGAATATATTATGATCTGATCCGATTGTTATCCAAACACGTCCTAAAAGAATTGGACAGCTTGTGGATTAGACCACAGTCACAACCTGGCAAACCAATTTGAATGGCAGAGTTTGGTCTCAATCAGCAACTTTCTGAACATAGCTAAACTACCACCAGCACTTCTCTCAGCCAGATGGTGAGATTGGTCTAGTAGTATGGcgatcatcattgtcatatgctcTCACGCAGCTTTAACCATAGCTGACTAAAAGCAACTAGTGACTAAACTATCAGCCAGAGAAACCAAGCATTTGTGTTTTTTAATGTTCAGAAGCTGTTATCTTTGGGGTTAAATCATAGAAAATTCTGATTCCAAGAGATGCAATCGCTACTTGCAACAGTATCTCTCCCAATATGTGCCAATGTGGTGCATGCCTGAAATCTTGTTTGTTCATCTGGTAGCAACCACCTTACATGTACCATGGCCCAACCCCGCTTGGACCACAGCAcatacatggtgaggcccacctaccaAACGTCTATATcttacacacatatacatgtttGGCTACTCTTGTGACTAGCTGAAGCAAGGACTTTCAAAAGATTCTTCTTTTCTTAGGATATTTATTCGATGCAATACTAACAATTGGTTTGTGATGCATTGTTCAGGAGAGGCATTTCCTACTGAGGACGCTTGGTGTAGCATCCCCAAACACAAACACCAACCCTTCTTGCAGAAGAGCACTCCTCCAGAGTCTCTGACCCATACCCCTATAAAGCCCTATCATCTACTGCTCAAAAACTCAGTTCTCTAGGATATTCTAGGAAGTCCCGGAACATCCTCTTGGCATTCCAGCATTCAGTCTGAATTTACTAAAAATCGCTCTTAAGTCGTTTTCCGGGGTCTGCTTCTCGAATTCAGTTTTGATAGTTTGCAGACCTTTCCAACCTGATGCTTTACCAAAGAGACATTGTTCTAGATTCTAGAATGTTCTGCAACATGCTCTGAGGATTCTCGTATTTTGCCCGATTTCTGGCCCCATCTTACGCTGAATTTCACTCTGTTTGCTTGTCGAATCACAccaatctttcttcttcttggatGTGGTTTTTGATATTCAAGGTCTGGTTTTAAtattgatttatcatttgtaCATAAACTACATGATAAAACCCTAGTTCTTCTAGAGTGTAATTATAGTCGTTGGCGCCACCATATCACAAGGTGGAGGATAAAAACAGAAAAGAGaaaacagggagagagagaaggaggacaGCTGAAGTGGATTCCTATTTGTTTGAATTGTGTGTGCAGAGTATTAACAAAGATAAGAGGTTTTGGTTTTCTAATGGATGTAAGTAGGCCTTGTATTCTTATATGATTGGAAATGAGGATTTTGATATAGGTTTTGTGTTTTACAGTGGATGTTGTTGTCTATTTTCCAAAGTTTTGCTAGTCCCATCGTCACCATCTCCCCACATGCACGTGTGGAGACATCTGAGCCATTCATGCATCACTGTTCAGATGAGTCGATGCAGATATCAGGTGAGTCCACTGATCAAATGGaatgtatgttgaatgtggactgttggcaAGTTCTTTCAAGCGGTCCTTGTGGATCCTAACTGAttacatggtggagcccacctgacgCATGGTCAGATATCTCCACACGTGTTGGTTTGGTGAGCTAGCAAAGCTACTGAGATTTCCTTTAATGAACTGATCGCCTATAGAACCTAGCATGAAGCTGCAGCTCCATCTTTACTGCCAATATATTTGTGTAGGGCATCTGAgaggtgggccccagcatgaaGATTACCTGGCAGAGTAATAGGCCAGTCCACTGATCAGGTGACCcaaaccatcaaaatcaatggaaaGCCAATGACCTTATACAGGAGGTAGCTGTGACCCACCGAATGAgtggatcagccttatttttcaAATCAGCATATCTTCAAGGCACGGCCCATGGTTTGAATGACTCAGATGTCAAGTGACACATTGGCTGGCATGCCAGACCGCTATAGGTGATGAAAAATGCTTTGCAATCTATATTTATTTGAGAGCTGAACAAAAAGAGAAGACAAATGCTCCAATGCTCCCAGTTGCATCGATTCCTTgtccgatctgaaccgtccattaagttcaGAACAAATTTCTTGAGCTACCCTGGGAAAATCACTggtcagatgatccaatccatacttgatatcgccacattttctatagccatccatttctcaaagCTATGGTTGGGATGGTTACGATTGGCTAACAAAGCTATTCTTTAGTATCATAATCAATTCAGGATGGCCCCTAAACGAATAGATGGGTCAAATTGTTGCTTAGACCTATTTTTGTGGAAATGATCTTTACCGTCCATAGTtagggccattgatcaaatggttaatattatcgGATTAGTGTGATGTTTtttatgatagcccatgaaatgtgatTCGGACCTAATGACGAGTcgagatcaatggattggacaagtgtcccaatgcaactaggaggaCTAAAACTTATGCTTTGAGAGATATTGCATTTATCAAAAGGGGAAAATGTAATAAGAGAAGATctttaacccaaaaaaaaaagatatctACAAACATATATGAGAGTTATGGGAAGGAAGACGAAATGAGAATTGTCGGAATGCTGGATTTACTTACTAAGGATTGTATTCTCCTCTGCCTGTCTGCCTTTcggaactctctctctccctctctggaGGAGggtttctctctcactctctccgaGTTTAGTTTGTATGGTTTCTTGAGGACGAAACGCAGCTTTTAGGTCTTAAAAAgcaaagaaagggagagaaaagcaGACAGTGAGAGGGAAGGCAACACAAAATTAAAAAGTGGGTTTTTTCGTATTCACCCATGGGAaataatgtggtgggcctcagATCAAAAGCCTAGGGTTGTCCTATGAAGGAGATCCTTTGATTTCATCTTGGTTCATCCATCATCGGGCCCATCAGACTATTGCTCTGGTTCACTGAAACCATATGCCCCACTTGCAAACTAAAAACCAAAAGATATTGTGCATATCCTCTCGTCGATCTTGATATAATGGGTTACCTTGTTAGGGATTGGGTCAACATGCAAAGCAATAACTTTTAAAAGACAACTGATCACCTGCAGCAACGGCACCACAACTTGTGGTGCCGCAACATCTTTCTTTGCTCTAGTATACCACCTGTACGGCATCCGTACAATAAAAACGAGAGGCCCCACCATGGTGACTATCCTTgaagaaaatcaggctgatccactcaaTAAGTAGGTCACACCTGTATGTTGACTCAGACAgccggttgtccattgattcagAAGATATGGCGCATCTGATGAGCGTACCAACCTGATTTTTTAATCAGCAGATCTTCAGTGGGTTTCACGTTGTTCTGTGGTCCGGATTTTCTAAACGACTAGCAAGTTGGCAAGAAAGATGATGCAGCACACAGCTTGAGGTGTGGCTGCTTGTAGCTGCCCACAACTCCTTTTAAAAAGTTTACCTAGAGCACATGGGGTCATCAGTCCAGTTTCTTTGTAATTTCTCAACGGGTTGTTTCAGTCCAGCGCTCATAGCACGTGCTATGAGGGCACaaggatctgaaccatccaaccaGTGGGCTACACCCATAAAATTGCAGGGACCAGATGATCATGACGGTCCAAGTGTCAGCCCACATTCGGATGGTTATTAGGAAAGATGTTGAATAGTAAAAGAGACCAACTACCTGAAATTATCTAATCCGTGTGACGTCGAATTCATGACCACTGGCCCATACGTTGGACGGCTTGCAACCGTTACGCCCAACATGCAGTAGTGATGCCTGTGGGACCCAAGAACATGGTAGACCATCAGCACACCGCATAAATGTCGGTCCACGTCCACCCGTCCCTCACCGTCCAAGTTGTGGGCGATCCCAAATTTCATCAATTTATCCCACCAATGGCAATCAAGGGGATCCTTgaaagggaagaatcatcaccgtTCCAGTTACAACAGCACTTATCTGTGGATCCATAGCAGCAATACATAATGTTCAGTAACAAGCTATTCCTCTGCCTACGCACCCACATGTTATCGGCTTCATCAGTTAGGCCCACACTAGTTAAGCCCAAACGGCCCAGTATTATTAAGTCTCAGAACCCATTGGCTCATTCGCCCACTAAGAACGGGGGTGGGCTGAACCCCAGCTGTGACCGTTGGTAGGGTGGCAATAGGCCAGGCAAAGTGAATATTGGGCAGGCCCAACTCGTTTAGAATCCAGGCCGGAACCTGGTTGCAGCCATTGCCCGCCCTGTCCATGAATGCTGCCGGGGCAACAGAAAAGAGCATATTGAGGGCGGGGTCCCAAGCCCAAAACCATTCCAAGCAAAAGCACGTCTTACATAAGGCCATGCCCATTACTGAAATGATAGGCCAAAACAGCCACCCGACAGCACATGAGGCAAAGCTAGGGCCCATCTGTCAGACCAGGCCCAGGTTGTTTAACCAAGTAGCATGTGCGAGATCCCGACCATaaagtggggcccaacatgaatATTCCcaattcaaaaaatcaggctTGCGACGTGTCTGTACAGAGAATGAACAGTCCAAAAGAATGTAAAATGATATACCAAATACACGTGCGGCCCACCTCATGAAGGgagcagcctgatttttgggccagcaTATGTAGCAGTGGGCCCAACACAGGGAATGGCCCAGATAATCGTGTCACTCAAGCCACATCATTGCTAGCTAACACCATGCAATAAGTTTACGGTGGAGTGCCAACATGTTTCCCCACTAAGGAAGATGAAATATCAAGAACAAAAATATTTTTAGGACCTACAATCTCAAGTGCATGTTACAAAGTCAAACAACTTTATAAGGCAAAACTGTGACTTTGCtgctaaaatttcaaaaatatacaTTCCAAAACCACCTAAACTAAGATCTTGGACCTCAATTAAAACAAAATTGAAtgatatatttaaaaataaaaaataaaaatcgttgtATATACCTTACATGGGCTTTCTCTTCTTCTGCTGCCTTTGCAGCTTCCTCCACTTGAGATAGATCTGATATGACAGCCCGCTGAAGACCATGACAACGCTCCCCCATTGCTTTCCAGACAAGGGATTTCCACTCAGAAGCGAAGACACAACAATGCTCACAAACTTGCGGGTCGTGGTTATGGTGGTGTTGGTGAGGGAGCCAAAGCGGCTGATGGTCAGGAAGATGAAGTTCTGACCTACTGCCCCACAGAGGCAGTAGAGGAGGATGTCCCATGCTGCTTCCGGGTGCTGCTTGCAGAAATGGACTGCCTCATAGCCACCCCCACGCGGGTAACCGAACATGTAGATGACATTGTATATGGTACCCCAGAGATTCATCCCCAGCATTATATCCCAAGCACTTGTCTTCGGGTACCTGAGTGAGAAAGAATTGAGGTTTAAGGATGGTGCCATGTAATGATTCAGAGGAGGTATTCATATGTATTTATGTACATGTCTGGTGGAGAATTTTTTTATTGTGGAagtgcatgaatcaaaacttcatcatgaAAGCACAATTGATGTGCATTCTACTCCATGGAATGATAACAAATAACAATATTCTTTGGCATTTCAGATAAAAGCAAGACAGCAACTGCAATGGTTGAGACAAGTTAGAACACAAACATGATGAATGATGCTTGAGAAAACTATGTTTTGTCAAAGGCATGTGAAAACAATGGACATCAAGGCATGGGCCATCTTTCTTCAATTTAAGAATGTCAGTATCATCTAAAGTGACATCTATGAAAGAATTGAGTATATGGTGGGTGGGACTGCTTTCTTAATGGGTGGATCAACTATCGATTATCGGTGCAGTCCTATCATCCTATCTTAGTCTGGTTCTGAAAGCTAGCACTGAACCACATAAATCAGCTTGATGAATACTGCAATCATGTTTCATCAAGATCTTGGCGTTGGGGTCTAGTATTAATTTGAAAAGACCAAACTAGGCCTCCTGCTTGCAAGAAGCATCAAGATCAAGTTAAACTGAAGAAATCATTCAAccatatttatattttctgtTAGCATAGCCTCCGTTCAGTGAAGTGAAAGTGGCAGTTATTTCCAAGTGAGCAATCACCATATACAGCACAGCAGATCCTATGCTAGTGCCCAACCCTAGGACACGTGCCAAGGTGTCATGTGTTGGAATCAGAGCCATGCAtaaggtgaaccccaccatgatgatcatctGGCGCAAAAAACAggctggcccactcatcaggcaggccgCCCTGCACAAAAACAGTAGACAGTCTAAATCAGACTTGCCACTAATCtgattcaatgtacatgtgggaccaGCATAATGTCTGGACCAGACTGATTTTTGTGGatatgatcttcatggtggggcccatcttatgaaTGGCTCAGATGCCATGCACGTGTGTCATGTTGCCACATGTTATTAGGGTAGATGTTAAAATAGTGACCACCAAGGTGTACGTGATCCCTCTTTTAAAATAATGCTACTCAGATTATTGTCACTTCAAATGGAATGATCACGGAGTGACTCAAGGTGACACCAAGTAATGTCTATTCCAAGTCAAGATTGCATGCAtttccaacatgatgtatgtataaaaagTGGTATTATGAAATGGTGGCTCTCGAGTGCCAATTATAGGAGGTTTTAGGATCTGGCATGCGTCATGTGCCATTTAGGAATGGTATGCAACATTAAAGAGCTTCATCATCtctgaaaaaatatttttattttcctttgataAGCATGAAATGAAAATTCTGATGGTaacaagaaaaggagaaagaaattttgaaattagatgCAAGATCTAAATGAATAATGTTCTCGTCCAGAAAGATAATATTTTCAGAAAGCACAAGTTCGCCAACAAGAGGAGAAACAGTCAACTCATGAACTGACAAACCTTGCAGTTATGGAATCCTGAGTTGCATTTGTGAATCCATCCATTGCTAAGTTCAAAAAACACAAGCCATAACCAAAAGGAGCATTTGGATGAGCCAGCTTGCTTATGGTCTTCGAGCTTGTCTGTGTAGCCAATCCAAACAGAAGGTATGGGTAAGAGCTAAAATTTAATGGTCGAGGTCATTCAGCCTGCTTCCTAGCAGTGCAAGGTTTAATGTGAAAAATATAGGAAACTAcccatttatttttctaaactAAAGTGAGAATTGAAATTTGTGCTTTGCAAAAGTTAAATATGGTGTATGTAAAATGCTAGCACTTAATGTATGTTTTCCAGCCTAATGTAATACCTTAAATGGATATAATTCTTACCTTCAAAAGTGCAAAGGCGGATACTCCACCAGCGACAAGGAGAGTGCATACATACTCAGGAAAAGTGTATTTAATTCCATAAACCAACGCGCCCACCAGCATCACTGCATGAAGGCCACAAATGCATTGATCAGTCACAAGTTGACAGCTATTAATCTATGAAACTTCTTGATCCAAAATGAAGCAGTAAACCTCTGACTGAATGCAAATGTATTAATCTTTAGATGTTCACACATCATACATTTTGGTGTAGATAAATAACTGTGCTTAGGTACTCTGAATTCTAATTGTTGCAAAAATTTTGACATGGCCAGTCTCAACATACTttttcttttgcattacatgcatcAAACATCCAACAACTATAAAAGTATGTTTGTCGTTTTACTCACCATTCCATTGTTGGCCATCTTTTTAACAGTCAATTGGTTGTGTGTTTAGCAGTCATACACCATCCAATATAGTGGTTGGTCAGGCATATCCCGCCCAAAGGACTTGATTGATGAACACTTAAGTCTCTCTGATTATCATGCTACTAACACAGAATTGGAGCTGCTAACTTCTtctccatcatcttcttcttcttcttcttctttttgtaatGTTGTTTACACAGGACCAGAGCCATAGGTTTGTGCAGGGTTTATTGAGGACTGTTGCTCCACTTTTCCTGGAGTTAGTCAAAAAGTCACTTCTGCAAGACTCGCATTTTCTAACTTTTAACTGCTAACACTTTGCTCAGCCCTCAGTGACCATCAGATAAGCAGTAACTGATCAGTTTCTTATTTCAACTTATGTGAAGTTTTCACACTCACTGATTGTTGGAAAAATGGCTTTCAGAACTTACTTTTGAACAAGGAaatctttcaaaagaaaatttctccTCCCAATTTTGTTCCTTGTTTTGTAGACACAATCCACCGGAGCATAAGTTTGCATGGGTTAGATGCACAATCAGCATAAAATACCATGTGATTGGCATGCATATGTACTAATACCAGTTCAGATAAAAGTGACAACCAATCTGCCATTAATATTTAATATAAGGGCAGCCACTCAATATTTAACACTAATTCAAATATCTCACAATAACAGCAAACTTTTCTTGCATAATCATCTCCCCTATTTATTGTCTAAGTTGAACTGTATAAAGGGCATTCTAAACTTTGAAGGGCACTAATGCAGTGTCCCATATAATACCCACATTCACAAGTATCAACATGGAAAGGccaaaagaaaagcaaaaaactACAGCTTGAGCATGCATCTTTGAAAACATATTCTTTCATACTTCTTTGCATGAAGAAATTAGGGGAAAAAATCACCTGGAATCATTTTAGAGGATTTCGCCAGAACCTGAA
This window encodes:
- the LOC131242143 gene encoding transcription factor MYB124 — encoded protein: MHAMKPNDAPKSETSKPRDRHIVTWTPQEDDMLREQITIHGTESWTAIAAQFKDKTGRQCRRRWYTYLNSDCKKGGWTPEEDMILCEAQKIFGNRWTEIAKVVSGRTDNAVKNRFSTLCKKRAKREALSKENNNAYITPNNNMVVFQDGCIAARMSESIEPLKKIRTHISDFTENYNMKEGLFGGCGTEKQQLRPPLAVLVQNFNNAGNLPMQHHATNNDPACSDVLNKKVQGTFLRRDDPKISALIQQAELLSSLAVKVNTENTNQSIENAWKELQDFLLRTEENEMLRSKIAGMDFLLEDFKDLVEELKSGNMGNTLSWRQPDLCEDSQGSSEYSTESTHQLLASDNKKDGHQAKECSLNHNTNTEMHMNHREVEIGSGCDDGLCASKSADQVAVLPSFDEPKDGDGIMSALMNTEFSSPVQMIPPFQTFAEGIPSPKFSESERHFLLRTLGVASPNTNTNPSCRRALLQSL
- the LOC131242144 gene encoding UDP-galactose/UDP-glucose transporter 3 isoform X1 — encoded protein: MEGQGAGIGRVLVLALCVAGIWSAYITQGVLQETLSTKRFGPDGKQFEQLPFLNLAQNVVCFIWSLIMIKLWSGSSSGGAPWWSYWSASISNTIGPAMGIEALKYISYPAQVLAKSSKMIPVMLVGALVYGIKYTFPEYVCTLLVAGGVSAFALLKTSSKTISKLAHPNAPFGYGLCFLNLAMDGFTNATQDSITARYPKTSAWDIMLGMNLWGTIYNVIYMFGYPRGGGYEAVHFCKQHPEAAWDILLYCLCGAVGQNFIFLTISRFGSLTNTTITTTRKFVSIVVSSLLSGNPLSGKQWGSVVMVFSGLSYQIYLKWRKLQRQQKKRKPM
- the LOC131242144 gene encoding UDP-galactose/UDP-glucose transporter 3 isoform X2; translation: MRPHSLQWPLIAFNGCSAFTLSACRSTKRFGPDGKQFEQLPFLNLAQNVVCFIWSLIMIKLWSGSSSGGAPWWSYWSASISNTIGPAMGIEALKYISYPAQVLAKSSKMIPVMLVGALVYGIKYTFPEYVCTLLVAGGVSAFALLKTSSKTISKLAHPNAPFGYGLCFLNLAMDGFTNATQDSITARYPKTSAWDIMLGMNLWGTIYNVIYMFGYPRGGGYEAVHFCKQHPEAAWDILLYCLCGAVGQNFIFLTISRFGSLTNTTITTTRKFVSIVVSSLLSGNPLSGKQWGSVVMVFSGLSYQIYLKWRKLQRQQKKRKPM